The genomic interval AGATAACTCAGTTATTAAATTATATATGCATAGGAATTATCATTTTTGCTGAATTCATTATTCCAGTTCTAACCAAAGGAAAATCTGTGGGGAAATTTGTCTGCAGATTAAGAATAATATCTATTAGTGGATATGATGCAAGTGTTAAACAATTATTTGTTAGAAGTTTGTTTTATATTATATTAATTATTGTTGATATTTTTGCTTTTGGTATCTTTAAGTTCACTGTTAATTTAATGCTGTCAATTGTATTTATCTTTTCTATTGCTTCAATATTTTTAGATATTTATAACCGTAC from Mycoplasmatota bacterium carries:
- a CDS encoding RDD family protein, giving the protein MIDKEKERLISDMTANGSRRVVSRIIDFIFQLILMSPIFIWLLLTGKEITQLLNYICIGIIIFAEFIIPVLTKGKSVGKFVCRLRIISISGYDASVKQLFVRSLFYIILIIVDIFAFGIFKFTVNLMLSIVFIFSIASIFLDIYNRTAWDKLAGVYVVLDHDYRRIDIY